In Candidatus Methylomirabilota bacterium, the sequence CGGACTCATCTTCGGCGTCATGCGCGTCCTCAACGTGGCGCATGGGTCGCTGCTGATGCTGGGCGCCTATACGACGTTCTGGCTCTTCCATTGGTTCGGCCTGAACCCGTATCTCTCGCTCCTGGTTTCGATGCCGGCGCTGTTCGTCGTCGGCGTCGTCCTCCAGAGCCTGCTGGTGCGGCGGGTGGTGGACGCGCCGGAGCTGTCCTCGCTGCTGCTCATGTTCGGCGTGGGCATCGCGCTCGTGAACCTGACCCAGCTCGCCTTCACCTCGGATCTGAGATCGGTGGAGTACCTGACCGGGTCCTTCGTGCTGGGGCCGTTCGCCTTCTCCAAGTCGCGCGTGATCGCCTGTGCTTTCGCGATCGTGATCACGGCGGGCGCGTTCTGGTTCCTGCAGAAGACGCGCCTCGGCAAGGCCCTGCGGGCCGTGTCCCAGAGCCGCGAAGTGGCCCAGGTCTGCGGCGTCAACGTCCAGCGGATCCACATGCTGGCCTTCGGTCTCGCCTCGGCGCTGGCGGCCGCCGGCGGCACGCTGGTCGCCGTGATGGTCGCCATCCAGCCCGAGATGGGGCAGGTGTACACGTTCAAGTCGTTCCTGGTGATCGTGCTGGGCGGCGCCGGCAACTATCCCGGCGCCCTGGTGGGCGGTCTGCTCCTCGGCCTCGTCGAGCAGCTCTCCTCGCTGTTCCTGACCACGCAGGTCAACGAGGCCGTCGCCTACGTTTTGCTGGTCCTGGTGCTGCTGGTGAGACCGACGGGCCTGTTCAAGGGGCGCGCCTCGTGAAGCGCTGGTTCTTCGCCGGGCTCGTGGTCACGCTGGCCGCCCTGGCGCTCTACCCGATGCAGGGGACGGGGTATGGCGTCCGCACCGTGCTCCAGCTCTTCATGTGGATCGCGCTCGCTCAGTCCTGGAACCTGATCTCCGGGCTCACCGGCTACGTGTCGTTCGGGCACGTGGCGTTCTTCGGCATGGGCGCCTATACCGCCGGCATCCTGGTCACCAAGCTCGGGTGGCCGTGGCTCCTGGCGTGCCTCGCCGGCGGCGTCATGGCCATGGTGCTCGCGCTGGTGATCGGCTGGC encodes:
- a CDS encoding branched-chain amino acid ABC transporter permease, encoding MFVITPAMVGQVVISGLLAGALYAMVALGLGLIFGVMRVLNVAHGSLLMLGAYTTFWLFHWFGLNPYLSLLVSMPALFVVGVVLQSLLVRRVVDAPELSSLLLMFGVGIALVNLTQLAFTSDLRSVEYLTGSFVLGPFAFSKSRVIACAFAIVITAGAFWFLQKTRLGKALRAVSQSREVAQVCGVNVQRIHMLAFGLASALAAAGGTLVAVMVAIQPEMGQVYTFKSFLVIVLGGAGNYPGALVGGLLLGLVEQLSSLFLTTQVNEAVAYVLLVLVLLVRPTGLFKGRAS